One window from the genome of Rhinolophus ferrumequinum isolate MPI-CBG mRhiFer1 chromosome 22, mRhiFer1_v1.p, whole genome shotgun sequence encodes:
- the PROK1 gene encoding prokineticin-1 produces MRGATQVSVILLLVMVSDCAVITGACEWDVQCGAGTCCAISLWLRGLRMCTPLGREGEECHPGSHKIPFFRKRQHHACPCLPNLLCSRCQDGRYRCSTDLKNIHF; encoded by the exons ATGAGAGGTGCCACGCAAGTCTCCGTCATACTCCTCCTGGTGATGGTGTCCGACTGTGCCGTGATCACGGGG GCCTGTGAGTGGGATGTCCAGTGTGGGGCAGGCACCTGCTGTGCCATCAGCCTGTGGCTCCGTGGCCTTCGAATGTGCACCCCGCTGGGGCGGGAAGGAGAGGAGTGTCACCCTGGCAGCCACAAG ATCCCCTTCTTCAGGAAACGCCAACACCATGCCTGTCCCTGCTTGCCTAACCTGCTGTGCTCCAGGTGCCAAGACGGCAGGTATCGCTGCTCCACGGACTTGAAGAACATCCACTTCTAG